A region from the Mycolicibacterium litorale genome encodes:
- the leuS gene encoding leucine--tRNA ligase, giving the protein MTETPTARPDRAADADTPQHRYTAELAGQIEQTWQQTWAAEGTFNVPNPVGELAAPDGSVPADKMFVQDMFPYPSGEGLHVGHPLGYIATDVYARYYRMTGRNVLHALGFDAFGLPAEQYAVQTGTHPRTRTEANIVNFRRQLGRLGLGHDTRRSFATTDVDFYKWTQWIFLQIYNAWFDRDAQKARPIAELVAEFESGVRVLEDGRQWSQLSAGERADVVDSYRLVYRADSMVNWCPGLGTVLANEEVTADGRSDRGNFPVFRKRLRQWMMRITAYSDRLLEDLDVLDWPDKVKTMQRNWIGRSTGASVLFGTDAGDIEVFTTRPDTLFGATYMVLAPEHPLVEELTAAQWPDGVDDRWTFGASTPAEAVAAYRASIAAKSDLERQENKTKTGAFLGAYATNPANGQRIPIFIADYVLIGYGTGAIMAVPGHDQRDWEFAREFGLPVVEVISGGDVSEAAYAGDGRLVNSDYLDGLDVAAAKEAITERLVADGRGRARVEYKLRDWLFARQRYWGEPFPIVYDSDGRAHPLPESALPVELPDVPDYSPVLFDPDDADSEPNPPLNKATEWVHVELDLGDGLQTYTRDTNVMPQWAGSSWYELRYTDPLNKEALCAKENEAYWMGPRPDVHGPQDPGGVDLYVGGVEHAVLHLLYSRFWHKVLYDLGHVSSREPYRRLVNQGYIQAFAYTDARGSYVPAAEVVERDGTFYWPVQDGDVRREIEVTQEFGKIGKSLKNSVSPDEICDNYGADTLRVYEMSMGPLEASRPWATKDVVGAHRFLQRVWRLVVDEQTGAVRVANHEALDTDTLRVLHRTIAGVAEDYAALRNNTAAAKLIEYTNHLTKDGVTARAAIEPLVLMVAPLAPHLAEELWRRMGNTTSLAHGPFPVADPQYLVTDTVEYPVQVNGKVRSRITVEADAGKEALEAAALADEKVQAFLGGATPKKVIVVPGRLVNLVV; this is encoded by the coding sequence GTGACCGAAACGCCCACCGCGCGGCCCGACAGGGCCGCTGACGCCGACACCCCGCAGCACCGCTACACCGCAGAGCTGGCCGGGCAGATCGAGCAGACGTGGCAGCAGACCTGGGCGGCCGAGGGCACCTTCAACGTGCCCAACCCGGTCGGCGAGCTGGCCGCGCCGGACGGTTCGGTGCCCGCCGACAAGATGTTCGTGCAGGACATGTTCCCGTATCCGTCGGGTGAGGGTCTGCACGTCGGGCACCCCCTCGGCTACATCGCCACCGACGTCTATGCCCGCTACTACCGGATGACGGGCCGTAACGTCCTGCACGCGTTGGGTTTCGACGCATTCGGTCTACCGGCCGAGCAGTACGCGGTGCAGACCGGCACGCATCCGCGGACCCGGACCGAGGCCAACATCGTCAACTTCCGCCGCCAGCTGGGCCGGCTGGGGTTGGGGCACGACACCCGGCGCAGCTTCGCCACCACCGACGTCGACTTCTACAAGTGGACGCAATGGATCTTCCTGCAGATCTACAACGCGTGGTTCGACCGCGACGCGCAGAAGGCGCGCCCGATCGCAGAGCTGGTCGCCGAATTCGAGTCCGGCGTCCGCGTGCTGGAGGACGGCAGGCAGTGGTCGCAGCTGAGCGCCGGCGAGCGCGCCGACGTCGTGGACTCCTACCGGCTGGTCTACCGCGCCGACTCGATGGTCAACTGGTGCCCGGGCCTGGGCACCGTGCTGGCCAACGAGGAGGTCACCGCCGACGGGCGCAGCGACCGGGGCAACTTCCCGGTGTTCCGCAAACGCCTGCGGCAGTGGATGATGCGCATCACCGCCTACTCCGATCGCCTGCTCGAGGATCTCGACGTCCTGGACTGGCCGGACAAGGTCAAGACGATGCAGCGCAACTGGATCGGTCGCTCCACCGGCGCCAGCGTGCTGTTCGGCACTGACGCCGGTGACATCGAGGTGTTCACCACCCGGCCCGACACGCTGTTCGGCGCGACGTATATGGTGCTCGCACCCGAACATCCGCTCGTCGAAGAGTTGACGGCCGCGCAGTGGCCCGACGGCGTCGACGACCGCTGGACGTTCGGCGCGTCGACTCCTGCGGAGGCGGTCGCGGCCTACCGTGCGTCGATCGCCGCCAAGAGCGATCTGGAGCGGCAGGAGAACAAGACCAAGACCGGCGCGTTCCTGGGCGCCTACGCGACGAATCCGGCCAACGGACAACGGATTCCGATCTTCATCGCCGACTACGTGCTGATCGGCTACGGCACCGGGGCGATCATGGCGGTGCCGGGTCACGATCAGCGCGACTGGGAGTTCGCCCGCGAATTCGGTCTGCCGGTCGTCGAGGTGATCTCCGGCGGTGACGTGTCGGAGGCCGCCTACGCCGGTGACGGCCGGTTGGTGAACTCCGACTACCTCGACGGGCTCGACGTGGCGGCCGCCAAGGAGGCGATCACCGAACGGCTGGTCGCCGACGGTCGCGGCCGGGCACGGGTCGAGTACAAGCTGCGGGACTGGTTGTTCGCGCGTCAGCGGTACTGGGGTGAGCCCTTCCCGATCGTCTACGACAGCGACGGCCGGGCGCATCCGCTGCCGGAATCGGCGCTGCCGGTGGAGCTTCCGGACGTCCCGGACTACTCGCCGGTGCTGTTCGACCCGGACGACGCGGACAGCGAACCGAATCCGCCGCTGAACAAGGCCACCGAGTGGGTGCACGTCGAACTCGACCTCGGCGACGGGTTGCAGACCTACACCCGCGACACCAACGTCATGCCGCAGTGGGCGGGCAGTTCCTGGTACGAGCTGCGCTACACCGACCCGCTGAACAAAGAGGCGTTGTGCGCCAAGGAGAACGAGGCGTACTGGATGGGCCCGCGCCCGGACGTCCACGGACCGCAGGACCCCGGCGGTGTCGATCTTTATGTCGGCGGCGTCGAGCACGCCGTGCTGCACCTGCTGTACTCGCGGTTCTGGCACAAGGTGCTCTACGACCTGGGCCACGTGAGTTCCCGTGAGCCGTACCGGCGGTTGGTGAACCAGGGCTACATCCAGGCGTTCGCGTACACCGATGCGCGCGGCTCCTACGTGCCGGCCGCCGAGGTGGTCGAACGCGACGGGACGTTCTACTGGCCGGTCCAGGACGGCGACGTTCGCCGAGAAATTGAGGTCACCCAGGAGTTCGGCAAGATCGGCAAGAGCCTGAAGAACTCGGTGTCGCCGGACGAGATCTGCGACAACTACGGCGCCGACACGTTGCGGGTCTACGAGATGTCGATGGGACCGCTGGAGGCGTCGCGGCCGTGGGCGACCAAGGATGTCGTCGGCGCGCACCGCTTCCTGCAGCGGGTGTGGCGGCTGGTGGTCGACGAGCAGACCGGCGCGGTGCGGGTCGCCAACCACGAGGCGCTCGACACCGACACGCTGCGGGTGTTGCACCGCACGATCGCCGGGGTGGCGGAAGACTATGCCGCCCTTCGCAACAACACCGCGGCCGCGAAGCTGATCGAGTACACCAACCACCTCACCAAGGACGGGGTGACGGCCCGTGCGGCCATCGAACCCCTGGTGCTGATGGTCGCGCCGCTGGCTCCGCATCTCGCCGAGGAGCTGTGGCGGCGGATGGGCAACACCACCTCGCTCGCACACGGGCCGTTCCCGGTGGCCGATCCGCAGTACCTGGTGACCGATACCGTCGAGTACCCGGTGCAGGTCAACGGCAAGGTGCGCAGCCGCATCACGGTCGAGGCCGACGCCGGCAAGGAGGCGCTCGAGGCGGCGGCGCTGGCCGACGAGAAGGTGCAGGCCTTCCTGGGCGGGGCGACGCCGAAGAAGGTGATCGTCGTCCCGGGCCGCCTGGTCAACCTCGTCGTCTAG
- a CDS encoding LpqN/LpqT family lipoprotein codes for MIEKARHWRVLAGGVAAGVAGLVGFAGATATAEPVFPQPPVPGPAAVTAAPAAVPEAVAIPGSAGAVITPSAGTVPTVAAPSAPTILPASSGTIAEFFRAKNVTMQPQVARDFKALNITLPMPRGWAYIPDPNVPEAFAVIADRVGGDGLYSSNAQLKVYKLIGDFNPDEAISHGFIDSQMLPAWRSTDASLAPYDGMPSSLIEGTYRENSMTLNTSRRHLIASSGPDRYLVSLAVTTTVDQAVAAADATDAIVTGFKVASPTPQPAIAPPPPAPPAPPAPGLAPLPQPLGLP; via the coding sequence ATGATCGAGAAAGCCCGTCACTGGCGGGTTCTGGCAGGAGGTGTGGCTGCGGGCGTGGCCGGACTGGTCGGCTTCGCCGGTGCAACCGCCACGGCAGAACCCGTCTTCCCCCAACCGCCCGTACCTGGCCCCGCCGCCGTGACCGCCGCTCCGGCCGCGGTACCGGAAGCGGTGGCGATCCCCGGATCGGCCGGTGCGGTGATCACCCCAAGCGCGGGCACCGTGCCCACCGTGGCGGCCCCCTCGGCGCCGACCATCCTGCCCGCCTCGTCCGGCACGATCGCCGAGTTCTTCCGCGCCAAGAACGTCACCATGCAGCCGCAGGTGGCCCGCGACTTCAAGGCACTCAACATCACGCTGCCGATGCCGCGCGGCTGGGCCTACATCCCCGACCCCAACGTGCCGGAGGCGTTCGCGGTCATCGCGGACCGCGTCGGCGGCGACGGGCTGTACTCGTCGAACGCTCAGCTCAAGGTCTACAAGCTGATCGGTGACTTCAACCCCGACGAAGCCATCAGCCACGGCTTCATCGACAGCCAGATGCTGCCCGCGTGGCGGTCCACCGATGCGTCGCTGGCGCCCTACGACGGGATGCCGTCCTCGCTCATCGAGGGCACCTATCGCGAGAACTCCATGACGCTCAACACGTCGCGGCGCCACCTCATCGCGTCGTCCGGGCCCGACCGCTACCTGGTGTCGCTGGCGGTCACCACGACAGTCGACCAGGCCGTGGCCGCCGCGGACGCCACCGATGCGATCGTGACCGGGTTCAAGGTGGCCTCCCCCACCCCGCAACCGGCGATCGCACCGCCGCCACCGGCACCCCCGGCTCCGCCGGCACCCGGTCTGGCCCCGCTGCCCCAGCCGCTCGGGCTGCCCTGA
- a CDS encoding MarR family winged helix-turn-helix transcriptional regulator, with translation MMETQAQAGELAGELQRVLSKVFSVLRRGDANRGTEGGDLTLAQLSILLTLLDCGPMRMTELAAHERVRTPTTTVAIRRLEKLGLVKRSRDPSDLRAVLVEVTPEGLVQHREALATRRAHLSTLLAKLSDEELDTLAKALAPLERLADQHEEKS, from the coding sequence ATGATGGAGACCCAGGCGCAGGCAGGCGAGCTCGCGGGTGAGCTCCAGCGTGTGCTGTCGAAGGTGTTCTCCGTCCTGCGCCGGGGCGATGCGAACCGGGGTACCGAAGGCGGCGATCTGACGCTGGCCCAACTGTCCATCCTGCTCACGCTGCTCGACTGCGGCCCGATGCGGATGACCGAGTTGGCCGCACACGAACGCGTCCGCACCCCGACCACCACCGTCGCGATCCGCCGGCTGGAGAAGCTCGGACTGGTCAAGCGGTCCCGCGACCCCTCGGACCTGCGCGCCGTGCTCGTCGAAGTGACCCCCGAGGGGCTGGTTCAGCACCGTGAGGCGCTGGCCACCCGGCGCGCCCACCTCAGCACGTTGCTCGCCAAGCTGAGCGACGAGGAGCTCGACACGTTGGCCAAGGCGCTGGCCCCGCTCGAGCGGCTCGCCGACCAGCACGAAGAGAAGAGCTAG
- a CDS encoding SDR family oxidoreductase, whose amino-acid sequence MPTAMITGAGRGLGAAIAEALAPTHTLFLAGRPSAQLDEVAQRLGATTWEIDFDDVDAIPAAVEPIVELDVLIHNAGVAYPARVAESTVDEWRATMNVNVIGAVALTLALLPALRAAANGQVVFINSGSGINASPGLASYSASKFALRSFADSLRNDEPGLRVTSIHPGRIATEMQQDLRAYEGRDYDPADFLSAETVARVTADAVNAPLDAHIHEVIVRPR is encoded by the coding sequence ATGCCGACCGCGATGATCACAGGCGCCGGGCGCGGACTCGGGGCGGCCATCGCCGAGGCGCTGGCGCCGACCCACACCCTGTTCCTCGCCGGCCGCCCGTCGGCGCAGCTCGACGAGGTCGCACAGCGGCTCGGGGCCACCACGTGGGAGATCGACTTCGACGACGTCGACGCGATCCCGGCGGCCGTCGAACCGATCGTCGAACTCGACGTGCTGATCCACAACGCCGGCGTGGCGTATCCGGCCCGGGTCGCCGAGTCGACGGTCGACGAGTGGCGGGCCACCATGAACGTCAACGTGATCGGCGCCGTCGCCCTGACCCTGGCGCTGCTGCCCGCGCTGCGCGCCGCCGCGAACGGTCAGGTGGTGTTCATCAACTCCGGGTCGGGGATCAACGCCTCACCGGGTCTGGCGTCGTATTCGGCGAGCAAGTTCGCGCTGCGGTCGTTCGCCGACTCGCTGCGCAACGACGAGCCGGGCCTGCGGGTCACCTCGATCCACCCCGGCCGGATCGCCACCGAGATGCAGCAGGACCTGCGGGCCTACGAGGGCCGCGACTACGACCCGGCCGACTTCCTCAGCGCGGAGACGGTCGCGCGGGTGACCGCCGACGCGGTCAACGCCCCGCTCGACGCGCACATCCACGAAGTCATCGTCCGCCCGCGGTAG
- the ggh gene encoding glucosylglycerate hydrolase → MPHDPSFAPTQLAARAAYLLRGNDLGSMTTAAPLLYPHMWSWDAAFVAIGLAPLSVERAVVELDTLLSAQWRNGMIPHIVFANGVDGYFPGPARWACSALAADAPRTRHTSGITQPPVHAIAVQRILDHARTRGRSTRQVAEAFLDRRWGDLVRWHRWLAECRDQKGRGRITLYHGWESGMDNSPRWDAAYAKVVPGAVPEYQREDNTIITDSSQRPSDHEYDRYLWLLEEMKSARYDDHLLPKVMSFVVEDVFVSAIFSVACQVLAEIGEDYKRPNADVRDLYSWADRFRTGVIETTDQRTGAARDFDVRADKWVATETVAQFAPLLCGGLPHNRERALLRLLEGPRFCGHPDLKYACIPSTSPVSRDFRPREYWRGPVWPVMTWLFAWCFARRGWAERARVLRHEGLRQASDGTFAEYYEPFTGEPLGSMQQSWTAAAVLDWLG, encoded by the coding sequence ATGCCACACGATCCCAGCTTCGCGCCCACGCAACTCGCGGCCCGCGCCGCGTACCTCCTGCGCGGTAACGACCTGGGCTCCATGACCACTGCCGCGCCGCTGCTCTACCCGCACATGTGGAGCTGGGACGCGGCGTTCGTCGCGATCGGGCTGGCGCCGCTGAGCGTCGAGCGGGCCGTCGTCGAACTCGACACCCTGCTGTCGGCGCAGTGGCGCAACGGGATGATCCCGCACATCGTGTTCGCCAACGGCGTCGACGGCTACTTTCCCGGCCCGGCCCGCTGGGCCTGTTCGGCGCTGGCGGCCGACGCGCCGCGCACCCGGCACACCTCCGGCATCACCCAGCCCCCGGTCCACGCGATCGCGGTCCAGCGCATCCTCGACCATGCCCGCACCCGCGGCCGGTCGACCCGCCAGGTGGCCGAGGCGTTCCTCGACCGGCGCTGGGGCGACCTGGTGCGGTGGCACCGATGGCTGGCCGAATGCCGCGACCAGAAGGGACGTGGTCGCATCACGCTGTATCACGGCTGGGAATCCGGGATGGACAACTCACCGCGGTGGGATGCCGCCTACGCCAAGGTGGTTCCGGGTGCGGTGCCGGAGTACCAGCGCGAGGACAACACGATCATCACCGACTCCAGCCAGCGGCCGTCCGACCACGAGTACGACCGGTACCTGTGGCTCCTCGAGGAGATGAAATCCGCCCGCTACGACGACCACCTGCTGCCGAAGGTGATGAGTTTCGTCGTCGAGGACGTCTTCGTCTCGGCGATCTTCTCGGTGGCCTGCCAGGTGCTCGCCGAGATCGGTGAGGACTACAAACGCCCGAACGCCGACGTGCGGGACCTGTACTCGTGGGCTGACCGGTTCCGCACCGGGGTTATCGAGACGACTGACCAAAGAACAGGCGCGGCAAGGGATTTCGACGTCAGAGCGGACAAGTGGGTGGCCACCGAGACGGTCGCCCAGTTCGCTCCGCTGTTGTGTGGCGGGCTGCCGCACAACCGGGAACGCGCGCTGCTGCGGTTGTTGGAGGGGCCGCGGTTCTGCGGGCACCCGGATCTCAAGTACGCATGCATCCCGTCGACATCGCCGGTGTCGCGCGACTTCCGGCCCCGCGAGTACTGGCGCGGGCCGGTCTGGCCGGTGATGACGTGGTTGTTCGCCTGGTGTTTCGCCCGGCGCGGATGGGCCGAACGCGCCCGGGTGCTCCGGCACGAGGGGTTGCGGCAGGCCAGCGACGGCACCTTCGCCGAGTACTACGAACCGTTCACCGGCGAGCCGCTGGGCAGTATGCAGCAGTCGTGGACCGCGGCCGCGGTGCTCGACTGGCTCGGCTAG
- a CDS encoding YqgE/AlgH family protein: protein MVNVAQSEDPEDFIAPAAQRVRSGTLLLANTDLLEPTFRRSVIYIVEHNDGGTLGVVLNRPSETAVHNVLPQWAGLAAKPKTMFIGGPVKRDAALCLATLRVGVEATGVPGLRHVQGRMVMVDLDADPETLAPVLEGVRIFAGYSGWTIGQLEGEIERDDWIVLSALPSDVLTEPRVDLWGRVLRRQPLPLSLLATHPIDVSRN, encoded by the coding sequence ATGGTGAACGTGGCGCAGTCAGAGGATCCCGAGGACTTCATCGCCCCCGCGGCACAGCGGGTGCGGTCGGGAACGCTGCTGCTGGCCAACACCGATCTGCTGGAGCCGACATTCCGGCGCAGCGTCATCTACATCGTCGAGCACAACGACGGCGGCACCCTCGGTGTGGTGCTGAACCGGCCGAGCGAGACCGCGGTCCATAACGTGCTGCCCCAGTGGGCCGGTCTGGCGGCCAAGCCCAAGACGATGTTCATCGGCGGGCCGGTCAAGCGGGACGCCGCCCTGTGCCTGGCGACGCTGCGGGTGGGGGTCGAGGCCACCGGGGTGCCGGGGCTGCGGCATGTGCAGGGACGCATGGTGATGGTGGACCTCGACGCGGATCCCGAGACGCTGGCGCCGGTACTCGAAGGGGTGCGGATCTTCGCCGGGTACTCGGGCTGGACCATCGGTCAGCTCGAGGGCGAGATCGAGCGCGACGACTGGATCGTGTTGTCAGCGTTGCCTTCTGATGTACTGACCGAGCCGCGGGTGGATCTGTGGGGCCGGGTGCTGCGCCGTCAGCCGCTTCCGCTGTCACTGCTGGCGACGCATCCGATCGACGTCAGCCGCAACTAG
- a CDS encoding MFS transporter: protein MADARALKAVWRSARGLPEFRRLLELRAVSQFGDGLFQAGLAGAILFNPDRAADPWAIAGSFAVLFLPYSVLGPFAGALLDRWDRRLVMIGANLARLVLVLGVAALLAARAGDLPILLGALVVNGFTRFVSSGLSAALPHVVPREQVVAMNSVAAATGAVAAFLGANFMLLPRWVFGADDTGASAIILIAALPVALALVLSVRFGRHVLGPDDSVRAIHGSVAYAVATGWVHGARTVLSVPTVAATLSGLGAHRVVFGINTLLVLVMVRHSDTAAVAGLGTAVLFVAATGTGSFLATVATPSLISRWGRYRTANGALLAAAAIQLAAVGLQLPVMVICGSLVGAAGQVVKLCADTAMQIDVDDALRGHVFTVQDSLFWMAFIGAIAAAAAVIPPDGDMPALAAAGVAVYLVGLALHAALGRKATRN from the coding sequence GTGGCTGACGCTCGCGCGCTCAAGGCCGTCTGGCGGTCGGCGCGTGGCCTTCCGGAATTCCGGCGGCTGCTCGAACTGCGGGCCGTCAGCCAGTTCGGCGACGGGCTGTTCCAGGCCGGGCTCGCCGGGGCGATCCTGTTCAACCCCGACCGCGCCGCCGACCCGTGGGCGATCGCCGGATCCTTCGCGGTGCTGTTCCTTCCGTACTCGGTGCTCGGGCCGTTCGCCGGCGCCCTGCTCGACCGGTGGGACCGGCGGTTGGTGATGATCGGCGCCAACCTGGCCCGGCTGGTGCTGGTGCTCGGCGTCGCCGCGCTGCTCGCCGCCCGGGCCGGCGACCTCCCGATCCTGCTGGGCGCGTTGGTGGTCAACGGCTTCACCCGCTTCGTGTCCTCGGGGCTGTCGGCGGCGCTGCCCCACGTCGTCCCGCGCGAGCAGGTGGTCGCGATGAACTCCGTCGCCGCGGCCACCGGTGCGGTCGCGGCGTTCCTCGGCGCCAACTTCATGCTGCTGCCGCGCTGGGTGTTCGGCGCCGACGACACCGGCGCCTCGGCGATCATCCTGATCGCCGCACTGCCCGTCGCACTGGCGCTTGTGCTGTCGGTGCGGTTCGGACGACATGTGCTCGGTCCCGACGACAGCGTCCGTGCGATCCACGGTTCGGTCGCCTACGCGGTCGCCACGGGGTGGGTGCACGGTGCGCGCACCGTGCTGTCGGTCCCCACCGTCGCGGCCACCCTGTCGGGCCTCGGTGCGCACCGCGTGGTGTTCGGCATCAACACGCTGCTGGTGCTGGTGATGGTGCGGCACAGCGACACCGCGGCGGTCGCCGGGCTGGGCACCGCGGTGCTGTTCGTGGCGGCGACGGGCACCGGGTCGTTCCTCGCGACCGTCGCCACCCCGTCGCTGATCTCCCGGTGGGGCCGCTACCGCACCGCCAACGGGGCGCTGCTCGCCGCGGCGGCCATCCAGCTGGCGGCGGTCGGGCTGCAGCTGCCGGTGATGGTGATCTGCGGATCGCTGGTCGGAGCCGCCGGCCAGGTGGTCAAGCTGTGCGCCGATACCGCCATGCAGATCGACGTCGACGACGCGTTGCGCGGGCACGTCTTCACCGTGCAGGATTCGCTGTTCTGGATGGCGTTCATCGGCGCCATCGCGGCCGCGGCGGCGGTGATCCCGCCCGACGGTGACATGCCGGCGCTCGCGGCCGCCGGTGTCGCCGTCTACCTCGTCGGGTTGGCGCTGCACGCCGCACTGGGCCGGAAGGCGACCCGCAACTAA
- a CDS encoding amino acid ABC transporter ATP-binding protein, whose protein sequence is MADARIDPVSLAAKDIHVAFGPNKVLRGVDIDVPAGTTAAVIGPSGSGKSTLLRTLNRLYEPDRGDILLDGRSVLKDNPDQLRQRIGMVFQQFNLFPHRTVLDNVTLAPRKLKRLPSEEARELGMAQLDRVGLRQKADVRPGTLSGGQQQRVAIARALAMSPQVMFFDEATSALDPELVKGILSLMAELAADGMTMVVVTHEMGFARSTADSVVFMDQGQVVESGPPQQIFDAAQTERLQRFLSQVL, encoded by the coding sequence ATGGCCGACGCTCGCATCGATCCGGTGTCGTTGGCCGCCAAGGACATCCACGTCGCCTTCGGCCCCAACAAGGTGCTGCGCGGGGTCGACATCGACGTGCCGGCCGGGACCACGGCGGCCGTCATCGGTCCGTCGGGCTCCGGCAAATCGACGCTGCTGCGCACGCTGAACCGGCTGTACGAACCCGACCGCGGCGACATCCTGCTCGACGGGCGCTCGGTGCTCAAGGACAACCCCGACCAGCTGCGACAACGCATCGGCATGGTGTTCCAGCAGTTCAACCTGTTCCCGCACCGCACCGTGCTCGACAACGTCACGCTGGCCCCCCGCAAACTCAAGCGGCTGCCGTCCGAGGAGGCCAGAGAGCTGGGCATGGCGCAGCTCGACCGGGTGGGGCTGCGCCAGAAGGCCGACGTCCGGCCCGGCACGCTGTCCGGCGGTCAGCAGCAGCGGGTCGCGATCGCCCGCGCGCTGGCGATGTCACCGCAGGTGATGTTCTTCGACGAAGCTACCTCCGCGCTCGACCCCGAGCTGGTCAAGGGCATCCTGTCGCTGATGGCCGAACTCGCCGCCGACGGAATGACCATGGTGGTGGTCACCCACGAGATGGGCTTCGCGCGGTCGACCGCCGACTCCGTGGTGTTCATGGATCAGGGGCAGGTCGTGGAGTCCGGGCCGCCGCAGCAGATCTTCGACGCGGCACAGACCGAACGGTTGCAGAGGTTCCTGTCCCAGGTCCTATGA
- a CDS encoding TIGR03084 family metal-binding protein, whose amino-acid sequence MAAAAPVVADLRAESDDLDTLVADLPADRWALATPAAGWTIAHQIAHLLWTDRVALLSVTDEAGFNVVLGDAAQDPAGFVDRAAEDLAVTDPPELLADWRATRRLLHDALLTVEEGRKLPWFGPPMSAPSMATARLMETWAHGLDVADALGVRRPPTARLRSVAHIGVRTRDFAFAVHGLPAPTAPFHVELRAPDGSLWTWGPEAAAQRVSGSAEDFCLLVTQRRPRAELDVTAVGPDAERWLTIAQAFAGPPGQGRG is encoded by the coding sequence ATGGCCGCCGCAGCACCCGTCGTCGCCGACCTGCGCGCAGAAAGCGACGACCTCGACACGCTCGTCGCCGACCTGCCCGCCGACCGGTGGGCACTGGCAACCCCGGCGGCGGGCTGGACCATCGCCCACCAGATCGCCCATCTGCTGTGGACCGACCGGGTCGCGCTGCTGTCGGTCACCGACGAGGCCGGCTTCAACGTCGTCCTCGGCGACGCCGCCCAGGATCCCGCCGGATTCGTCGACCGCGCGGCGGAGGACCTCGCCGTGACCGATCCGCCCGAGCTTCTGGCGGACTGGCGGGCCACCCGGCGCCTGCTGCACGACGCGCTCCTCACCGTCGAGGAGGGTCGGAAACTGCCGTGGTTCGGTCCGCCGATGAGCGCGCCGTCGATGGCGACCGCCCGGTTGATGGAGACGTGGGCACACGGCCTCGACGTGGCCGATGCCCTCGGTGTGCGGCGACCGCCGACGGCGCGGCTGCGGTCGGTGGCGCACATCGGCGTGCGCACCCGCGACTTCGCGTTCGCGGTCCACGGGCTCCCCGCGCCGACGGCACCGTTTCACGTGGAACTGCGCGCACCCGACGGATCGCTGTGGACATGGGGGCCGGAGGCCGCCGCCCAGCGGGTCAGTGGATCCGCCGAGGACTTCTGCCTCCTCGTCACGCAACGACGCCCGCGCGCCGAGCTCGACGTGACCGCCGTGGGTCCGGACGCCGAGCGGTGGCTGACCATCGCGCAGGCGTTCGCGGGACCGCCCGGCCAGGGTCGCGGCTGA
- a CDS encoding type IV toxin-antitoxin system AbiEi family antitoxin domain-containing protein → MLNDYLRRHDGVLTLPQALDAGLSRQAVHRRVRSGRWRQCSRGVYFVDDRPFTDAARVRAAVWAYGERAVASGLAAAWWHGLTMFAPDVVEVTMPRNGSGRIRPGSKLRRRDLDVADIVEQRGLRLTAVALTVVEAAVRIRGGAKIMDRALQRDVALRELWRAHLRNKGRYGSPAARMLLQAADDGAHSAAERLFIKLLKQAGITGWRTNYPVAGYLVDVAFLRSKLAVEIDGLAFHTETEHFHGDRVRQNAITLLGWQVLRFTWLDLTEYPDRVIATLSAAISV, encoded by the coding sequence GTGCTCAACGACTATCTGCGTCGGCACGACGGCGTCCTGACTCTGCCGCAGGCGCTCGACGCCGGACTCAGCCGACAAGCCGTGCACAGGCGTGTCCGCTCGGGCCGGTGGCGTCAGTGCTCGCGCGGCGTGTACTTCGTCGACGACCGCCCCTTCACCGACGCTGCACGCGTTCGCGCGGCGGTATGGGCTTACGGCGAGAGGGCCGTCGCGAGCGGGCTGGCCGCCGCCTGGTGGCACGGTCTGACGATGTTCGCCCCGGATGTCGTCGAGGTGACCATGCCCCGCAACGGGAGCGGCAGAATCCGCCCGGGCTCGAAGCTGCGCCGGCGTGACCTGGACGTCGCCGACATCGTCGAACAGCGTGGGCTTCGGCTCACGGCCGTCGCCTTGACAGTCGTCGAAGCCGCGGTCCGGATTCGGGGCGGGGCGAAGATCATGGACAGGGCACTGCAGCGCGACGTGGCGTTACGTGAGCTCTGGCGCGCGCATCTGCGGAACAAGGGCCGCTATGGCTCACCCGCAGCGCGGATGCTGCTACAGGCGGCCGACGACGGCGCGCACTCCGCGGCCGAGCGGCTCTTCATCAAGCTCCTCAAGCAGGCGGGTATCACCGGATGGCGGACGAATTATCCGGTCGCGGGTTACCTCGTCGACGTCGCGTTCCTGCGGAGCAAGCTGGCCGTCGAGATCGACGGTCTGGCGTTCCACACCGAAACCGAGCACTTTCATGGGGATCGCGTGCGGCAGAACGCGATCACGCTCCTCGGTTGGCAGGTGTTGCGGTTCACCTGGCTGGACCTCACCGAGTATCCCGACCGGGTGATCGCCACGCTCAGTGCCGCGATTTCGGTGTAG